A window from Drosophila miranda strain MSH22 chromosome Y unlocalized genomic scaffold, D.miranda_PacBio2.1 Contig_Y2_pilon, whole genome shotgun sequence encodes these proteins:
- the LOC117192612 gene encoding AF4/FMR2 family member 4-like isoform X4 yields MQQPRKFEGKIPKLSQPAAATTPAGGASTSTSSQDQHQQQRIFYVNMLPAANTLNGIPQQQQYGSTDGNVYQLQNEILCDANGQAVTAATATYQTTVPSSTQQQQQQNVAVSVANNNAADNVVTTISSSSILHTNGTAHTNGGVDPNKTHDHQHNHQQQQQQQQQQQPQYHYITTSREDGQTPTTIVFENYNGGMPASVAPATPTPVSVADSPAATTTTTTALVNTDGTIIEFDGNTYEEYHVLKSEPGSSDCLSNGSSAVAADIIKYEPQPVEEDDEESGLQAKYDDDGLQVKYEEQEQDLDQGQDYEEYQVIKAEVEAEAAEQAAGAVTYTISSMTDDPNQQPQQASSGDQPNASMLPKSGSAAAAKQKRKRKTRVIAEDEQGEYLEKMSVRGLDIARYEHIIDGVAYCLVCAKNDIFKTFKNKYSFQRHAYLFHEGQNRKIFACPICNKEFSRPDKMKMHKKDKHGDVPMPPSATITPLKGDGTPAEKRPRTSRTPRVRKSKASDAGTPTGTPAKKRLAQIDSVLDDVQNSESLSVPQSQSQSQHQQQQQQQPMQHTLTTTLAPTTSQPQQLQTLPSLDFSGMILPGGAQLALANPGASSSMTLQRGATTPNGGQAGTGPTTTLIYSNQLELQQALLQQQLHGQSIMIQDQSGNLVPLLLDGSQTIYTTAAAPQQRGQASTATATYQTTQPQQQQQQLVQHQQQQTVVKVEGQSQPHYEMENVTYLSSTAAATPATAEQQHQQQQQQHVIGTVQSYQILTPDGLQSFQPKLEPGELGDLCPYSQYTFQPTLNANALDAHTQQQHHHNQQHHHHQQQQQTHLLQQQQIATHNPHQQFMELKNELLIKGSDAYTLDAGSMYHLPFSPTSMINAVNDVNTSSLLETKEISGSNANVGSGAASNCVSVVSGSGINGFKAGAKKTPMILLAARGPRKHQPISLINGTAKAGAGGVTLLRVNSQLSRIQRQVIVAPEQQVQQQQELTDEEAEQMAELAEDEELDEDLEDDDDLSSSTAQILRKFRIPKGTALTAKSGDNYLAMPTPTPSPPGGVNAGSSTADAGNYIENEEELIEEVHEDDLVEEIIDEEHCEEQPELEDDGTTADNDGPCHSVPPPVAATAPAAQQLLLTSAPQQPPLQLQTVSSNGTVTYLNLPPNTILLQSADGSIITVTQVTHPNKAGQHQFIALPGNVAMAEPAPQASAAPTQTLLLTADGTAIPIMANVAPQQQQQHHQQQQQQQQAAAAAAAQLFAA; encoded by the exons ATGCAACAGCCGCGCAAGTTCGAGGGCAAAATACCAAAACTAAgtcagccagcagcagcaacaactccAGCAGGCGgagcatccacatccacatctaGTCAggatcagcatcagcagcagcggatATTCTACGTCAATATGTTGCCGGCAGCCAACACTCTCAATGGCattccacagcagcagcagtatgGCAGCACCGATGGAAACGTCTATCAGCTGCAAAACGAAATACTCTGTGATGCAAATGGACAGGCCGTAACGGCTGCCACAGCAACATATCAGACGACAGTCCCAAGCAGTacccaacagcaacagcagcaaaatgTTGCTGTTAGCGTGGCCAACAACAACGCTGCCG ACAATGTGGTCACAACTATTAGTTCGTCCTCCATCCTGCACACGAACGGCACCGCCCACACGAACGGAGGCGTGGATCCAAACAAAACCCATGACCACCAGCAcaaccatcagcagcagcagcagcagcaacagcaacaacagccgcAGTACCACTACATCACCACCAGCAGGGAGGACGGACAGACCCCAACTACCATAGTTTTCGAGAACTATAATGGCGGCATGCCCGCATCTGTTGCCCCTGCCACGCCCACGCCTGTGTCGGTGGCTGACTCGCCGGCGGCAACAACGACAACCACCACTGCCCTGGTCAACACGGACGGGACGATCATCGAGTTCGATGGGAACACCTACGAGGAGTACCATGTGCTCAAGAGCGAGCCGGGGAGCAGCGACTGCCTGAGCAATGGTAGCAGTGCCGTGGCGGCGGACATCATCAAGTACGAGCCGCAGCCAGTAGAGGAGGATGACGAggagagtggcctgcaggcgaAGTACGATGACGATGGCCTGCAGGTGAAGTacgaggagcaggagcaggacctCGACCAGGGGCAGGACTACGAAGAGTACCAGGTGATCAAGGCCGAGGTGGAAGCGGAGGCGGCGGAGCAGGCGGCCGGCGCGGTCACCTACACGATCTCCAGCATGACAGACGATCCCaaccagcagccgcagcaggcATCCTCCGGGGACCAGCCCAACGCTAGCATGTTGCCCAAGTCGGGATCGGCAGCGGCCGCCAAGCAGAAGCGCAAGCGGAAGACGCGCGTCATTGCCGAGGACGAGCAGGGCGAGTACCTGGAGAAGATGAGTGTGCGGGGCCTGGACATCGCCCGCTATGAGCACATCATCGACGGGGTGGCCTACTGCCTGGTGTGCGCCAAGAACGACATCTTCAAGACGTTCAAGAACAAGTACAGCTTCCAGCGGCACGCCTACCTCTTTCACGAGGGCCAGAACCGGAAGATCTTCGCCTGCCCCATCTGCAACAAGGAGTTCTCGCGCCCCGACAAGATGAAGATGCACAAGAAGGACAAGCACGGCGACGTCCCCATGCCGCCATCGGCCACCATCACGCCCCTCAAGGGGGACGGCACCCCGGCCGAAAAGCGACCGCGAACCTCCCGCACACCGCGTGTCCGCAAGTCCAAGGCCAGCGACGCAGGCACCCCCACCGGCACGCCCGCCAAGAAGCGCCTGGCGCAGATTGACAGCGTGCTCGACGATGTCCAGAACTCGGAGAGCCTCTCCGTGCCGcaatcccagtcccagtcccagcaccaacagcagcagcagcagcaacccaTGCAGCACACACTCACAACGACGCTGGCGCCCACGACgtcgcagccgcagcagctcCAGACACTGCCATCGCTGGACTTCAGCGGGATGATCCTGCCGGGTGGCGCTCAGCTGGCCCTGGCCAATCCAGGGGCCAGTAGCTCCATGACTCTGCAGCGCGGTGCGACCACGCCCAACGGCGGACAGGCGGGGACGGGGCCCACGACGACGCTCATCTACTCGAATCagctggagctgcagcaggCGCTGCTCCAGCAACAACTGCACGGCCAGAGCATCATGATCCAGGACCAGTCGGGTAACCTGgtgcccctgctgctggacGGAAGTCAAACGATATACACGACGGCCGCGGCACCGCAGCAGCGCGGGCAGGCGtccacggccacggccacgTACCAGACGACTCaaccgcaacagcagcagcagcagttggtgcaacatcagcagcagcagacagtGGTTAAGGTGGAGGGGCAGTCGCAACCCCATTACGAGATGGAGAACGTGACCTACCTGAGCTCCACGGCGGCGGCCACGCCGGCGACGGccgagcagcagcaccaacaacaacagcagcagcacgtgATTGGAACGGTGCAGAGCTACCAGATCCTTACGCCGGATGGCCTGCAGAGCTTCCAACCGAAGCTGGAACCGGGGGAGCTGGGCGATCTGTGCCCCTATTCACAGTACACGTTCCAGCCCACGCTCAACGCGAACGCCCTAGACGCGCacacgcagcagcagcaccaccacaacCAGCAGCATCACcaccaccaacagcagcagcagacgcatctgctgcagcagcagcagatcgcGACCCACAATCCGCACCAGCAGTTCATGGAGCTGAAGAACGAGCTGCTGATCAAGGGCAGTGACGCGTACACCCTGGACGCCGGCTCCATGTACCACCTGCCCTTCTCGCCCACATCGATGATCAATGCGGTGAACGATGTGAACACATCGTCCCTGCTGGAGACCAAAGAAATTAG TGGAAGCAACGCCAACGTCGGCTCTGGAGCTGCTAGCAACTGTGTCTCTGTGGTGAGTGGCAGCGGAATCAATGGCTTCAAGGCCGGAGCCAAAAAGACGCCGATGATCCTGCTAGCCGCCCGCGGCCCTAGAAAGCATCAGCCCATCAGCCTCATCAACGGCACTGCCAAGGCAGGAGCGGGCGGTGTCACGTTGCTGCGCGTCAATTCACAGCTCAGTCGCATCCAGCGACAGGTCATCGTCGCCCCAGAGCAGCaggtgcaacagcagcaggaacTGACTGACGAGGAGGCGGAACAAATGGCGGAGCTAGCGGAGGATGAGGAGCTCGACGAAGATCTAGAGGATGACGATGATCTCTCCTCTTCCACCGCTCAAATCCTGCGCAAATTCCGCATTCCCAAGGGCACGGCCCTGACTGCCAAGTCTGGGGACAACTACCTGGCCATGCCCACGCCCACACCCTCACCTCCTGGGGGCGTCAATGCGGGTAGCTCCACCGCTGATGCTGGCAACTACATTGAGAACGAAGAGGAGCTCATCGAGGAGGTGCACGAGGATGATCTGGTCGAGGAGATCATCGACGAAGAGCACTGCGAGGAGCAGCCCGAACTGGAGGATGATGGGACGACGGCCGACAACGATGGCCCATGCCATTCAGTACCACCGCCAGTGGCAGCGACTGCCCCGGCGGCCCAGCAGTTGCTGCTCACCTCGGCGCCACAACAGCcgccgctgcagctgcaaaCTGTGAGCTCCAATGGAACGGTTACTTACCTAAATCTGCCACCCAATACGATCCTGCTGCAGTCGGCCGATGGCAGTATCATAACAGTCACCCAGGTGACGCATCCGAACAAGGCCGGCCAGCATCAGTTCATCGCCCTGCCGGGCAACGTGGCTATGGCCGAACCGGCACCACAGGCCTCGGCGGCGCCCACGCAGACCCTGCTCCTGACGGCCGACGGCACAGCCATTCCCATAATGGCGAATGTTGCGccccagcagcaacaacagcaccaccagcagcagcaacaacagcaacaggcggctgctgctgctgctgcccagcTGTTTGCCGCGTAG
- the LOC117192612 gene encoding homeobox protein cut-like isoform X6, giving the protein MFKRPYTPSIHIPTTNNKNNSTTTNTNTNHQNQNRTQNTEDLQRRQAEANRIYYEEIVLKQAQSKSRARRLASSTSCSDSHRGTLNSSFVDKFADFVTHKTRMPMPDPNHQTHAVPNPRTNPNAVSSLIPPRNTNSGSNANVGSGAASNCVSVVSGSGINGFKAGAKKTPMILLAARGPRKHQPISLINGTAKAGAGGVTLLRVNSQLSRIQRQVIVAPEQQVQQQQELTDEEAEQMAELAEDEELDEDLEDDDDLSSSTAQILRKFRIPKGTALTAKSGDNYLAMPTPTPSPPGGVNAGSSTADAGNYIENEEELIEEVHEDDLVEEIIDEEHCEEQPELEDDGTTADNDGPCHSVPPPVAATAPAAQQLLLTSAPQQPPLQLQTVSSNGTVTYLNLPPNTILLQSADGSIITVTQVTHPNKAGQHQFIALPGNVAMAEPAPQASAAPTQTLLLTADGTAIPIMANVAPQQQQQHHQQQQQQQQAAAAAAAQLFAA; this is encoded by the coding sequence ATGTTCAAGCGGCCATACACACCAAGCATTCACATACCcaccaccaacaacaaaaacaactccaccaccaccaacaccaacacgaaccaccagaaccagaaccgtACCCAAAATACTGAAGACTTGCAGCGTCGCCAAGCGGAAGCGAATCGCATTTACTATGAAGAGATCGTCCTGAAGCAGGCACAATCAAAATCACGTGCCAGGCGCCTAGCCAGCAGCACAAGTTGCAGCGACAGCCACAGGGGCACTCTCAACAGCAGCTTCGTCGACAAGTTTGCCGACTTTGTTACACACAAGACAAGAATGCCCATGCCCGACCCCAACCACCAGACCCATGCCGTGCCGAATCCCAGAACTAATCCAAATGCTGTCTCATCTCTCATTCCTCCCCGCAACACGAACAGTGGAAGCAACGCCAACGTCGGCTCTGGAGCTGCTAGCAACTGTGTCTCTGTGGTGAGTGGCAGCGGAATCAATGGCTTCAAGGCCGGAGCCAAAAAGACGCCGATGATCCTGCTAGCCGCCCGCGGCCCTAGAAAGCATCAGCCCATCAGCCTCATCAACGGCACTGCCAAGGCAGGAGCGGGCGGTGTCACGTTGCTGCGCGTCAATTCACAGCTCAGTCGCATCCAGCGACAGGTCATCGTCGCCCCAGAGCAGCaggtgcaacagcagcaggaacTGACTGACGAGGAGGCGGAACAAATGGCGGAGCTAGCGGAGGATGAGGAGCTCGACGAAGATCTAGAGGATGACGATGATCTCTCCTCTTCCACCGCTCAAATCCTGCGCAAATTCCGCATTCCCAAGGGCACGGCCCTGACTGCCAAGTCTGGGGACAACTACCTGGCCATGCCCACGCCCACACCCTCACCTCCTGGGGGCGTCAATGCGGGTAGCTCCACCGCTGATGCTGGCAACTACATTGAGAACGAAGAGGAGCTCATCGAGGAGGTGCACGAGGATGATCTGGTCGAGGAGATCATCGACGAAGAGCACTGCGAGGAGCAGCCCGAACTGGAGGATGATGGGACGACGGCCGACAACGATGGCCCATGCCATTCAGTACCACCGCCAGTGGCAGCGACTGCCCCGGCGGCCCAGCAGTTGCTGCTCACCTCGGCGCCACAACAGCcgccgctgcagctgcaaaCTGTGAGCTCCAATGGAACGGTTACTTACCTAAATCTGCCACCCAATACGATCCTGCTGCAGTCGGCCGATGGCAGTATCATAACAGTCACCCAGGTGACGCATCCGAACAAGGCCGGCCAGCATCAGTTCATCGCCCTGCCGGGCAACGTGGCTATGGCCGAACCGGCACCACAGGCCTCGGCGGCGCCCACGCAGACCCTGCTCCTGACGGCCGACGGCACAGCCATTCCCATAATGGCGAATGTTGCGccccagcagcaacaacagcaccaccagcagcagcaacaacagcaacaggcggctgctgctgctgctgcccagcTGTTTGCCGCGTAG